From the Bacillus sp. SM2101 genome, one window contains:
- a CDS encoding GHKL domain-containing protein, which translates to MNLRIFHTSVIFIVLLLSSLTVIHKLFLSINAIITFSIVYAVVWLFLWKKVQKIFFQVEAILLLSSILWLVQIIIVFLQFYSNKPIVVTSLWVVNMLVECFRWSSLGKIQLLLLNESVLQEEQMGIQDAFREIRSQRHDVMKHMNVFQYMLEEERLIEARSYVESLIGEYENVNLTIKGEKGHITAHLHHYYVEAMKEGVDVTYQLQVPLTLLPMSNLDQSKLVSNLLENSVEAAAGYSRVHKEGSVVLKSSMVSGFYILESVNHTEPIPKHIIDSLFTSYGQSSKGKHRGFGTTIINDIINEYHGKITYTYDTPSLYIKIKMPIVKN; encoded by the coding sequence GTGAATTTAAGGATTTTTCATACGAGTGTGATCTTTATTGTCCTTTTATTATCTTCATTAACAGTCATACATAAATTATTTCTATCTATTAACGCGATAATAACATTCTCAATTGTCTATGCTGTTGTGTGGTTGTTTCTATGGAAGAAGGTTCAAAAAATATTCTTCCAAGTAGAGGCTATTTTATTGTTAAGTAGCATACTTTGGCTCGTTCAAATTATCATAGTGTTTCTTCAGTTTTATAGTAATAAGCCTATCGTAGTTACTAGTTTATGGGTCGTTAATATGCTAGTTGAATGTTTCAGATGGTCATCATTGGGTAAAATACAGCTTTTATTATTGAATGAGTCAGTTTTGCAAGAAGAGCAGATGGGTATACAAGATGCTTTTCGAGAAATACGGAGTCAAAGGCATGACGTGATGAAGCATATGAATGTTTTTCAATACATGCTGGAAGAAGAAAGGTTAATAGAGGCGAGATCATACGTTGAATCACTGATCGGTGAATACGAAAATGTCAATTTAACCATTAAAGGTGAAAAAGGACATATCACAGCACACTTACATCATTATTATGTCGAGGCTATGAAAGAAGGGGTAGATGTAACTTATCAGTTACAAGTTCCACTAACACTATTACCAATGAGTAACTTAGATCAAAGTAAGTTAGTTAGTAATTTACTAGAAAATAGTGTCGAAGCTGCCGCCGGATATTCAAGAGTTCATAAAGAAGGTTCTGTCGTATTGAAGTCATCAATGGTAAGTGGCTTTTACATACTTGAGTCAGTAAATCACACCGAGCCTATTCCAAAACATATTATCGATTCATTATTTACATCATATGGTCAGTCTTCAAAAGGAAAACATCGAGGATTCGGTACGACAATTATAAATGATATTATTAATGAATATCACGGTAAAATAACTTACACGTATGATACACCATCATTATATATTAAAATTAAAATGCCAATCGTTAAGAACTAA
- a CDS encoding DUF5692 family protein, whose translation MCKLTRLKLSFISGLIFMLFFSFSTTDVVFASEANADEMLGTWQMIVDGESGEGAFFYRFEFKDNNKVTVIKQYGGHNVEEEKSWTLNETFLSMTSETGALITEFDNIPLIVNKDGDLSYKNGFYEGVAKEHNSPLSIFHWVMILIVLMGLNELFRKSKWAGIVFFFVLPIALLPIWTSYGVTYWFKWVKVYSVVGASVWFILMRYSKLGGLTSAKLVAALFLALNIGEAVTQDFTMGYLPNILNGIAGVLSIATLFYGFKGIYIDNSKEKDMLWPKMPLLWIIAYDIWNWVFVYLNFPGSASAQFMVLLSCTLPAMFIKKGTWLQARAFTLAAWFMYYFTFPRFTESVELLVPRNDFLMLSVAVISLVANGAYAYVYVKRVVKMKKQGEFALV comes from the coding sequence ATGTGTAAACTGACACGTTTGAAACTAAGTTTTATTTCTGGACTAATTTTTATGTTATTTTTTAGTTTTTCAACTACTGATGTTGTATTCGCAAGTGAAGCTAATGCAGATGAAATGTTAGGAACATGGCAAATGATAGTAGACGGAGAATCTGGAGAGGGGGCATTTTTTTATCGCTTTGAATTTAAGGATAACAATAAAGTGACTGTAATTAAGCAATATGGTGGTCATAATGTAGAAGAAGAAAAGTCATGGACATTAAACGAAACTTTTTTAAGTATGACTAGTGAAACAGGTGCACTGATTACTGAGTTTGATAATATACCACTAATAGTTAATAAGGACGGAGATTTATCATACAAAAATGGTTTTTATGAAGGTGTTGCCAAAGAGCATAATAGTCCCTTATCAATTTTTCATTGGGTAATGATTCTAATTGTTTTAATGGGCTTAAACGAATTGTTTAGAAAATCAAAATGGGCTGGAATTGTCTTTTTTTTCGTTTTACCGATAGCCTTATTGCCTATATGGACAAGTTACGGTGTTACTTATTGGTTCAAATGGGTAAAAGTATATTCTGTTGTAGGTGCAAGTGTATGGTTCATTTTAATGAGATATTCGAAGCTTGGGGGACTTACATCTGCAAAACTAGTAGCTGCATTGTTTTTAGCATTAAACATTGGAGAGGCAGTAACACAAGATTTTACTATGGGCTATTTACCTAACATTTTAAATGGTATAGCAGGTGTGTTGTCAATTGCTACGCTATTTTATGGTTTTAAAGGAATATATATTGATAATAGTAAAGAGAAGGATATGCTATGGCCCAAAATGCCTCTTTTATGGATAATCGCTTATGATATTTGGAATTGGGTATTTGTTTATTTAAATTTCCCTGGATCGGCGTCTGCTCAATTTATGGTGCTACTATCTTGTACATTACCTGCAATGTTCATTAAGAAAGGGACATGGTTACAAGCTCGTGCGTTCACATTGGCAGCTTGGTTTATGTATTATTTTACATTTCCAAGATTTACAGAATCAGTGGAATTACTCGTACCGCGCAACGATTTTTTAATGCTGTCAGTAGCTGTAATTAGTTTAGTAGCTAATGGGGCATATGCATACGTTTATGTGAAGCGAGTTGTGAAAATGAAGAAGCAAGGTGAATTTGCTCTCGTTTAA
- the queC gene encoding 7-cyano-7-deazaguanine synthase QueC, whose amino-acid sequence MKNEKAVVVFSGGQDSTTCLFWAMERYKTVEAVTFQYNQRHDNEIEVAKNIANEVGIKHTVLDMSLLSQLAPNALTRDDIAIEEKEGELPSTFVDGRNLLFLSFAAVLAKQTGAKHIITGVCETDFSGYPDCRDVFIKSLNVTLNLAMDYQFVIHTPLMWLDKAETWELADELGACDFVQKKTLTCYNGIIAEGCGECPACKLRKKGLDQYVSTKNRGEDK is encoded by the coding sequence ATGAAGAATGAAAAAGCTGTTGTAGTTTTTAGCGGAGGACAAGATAGTACTACTTGCCTTTTCTGGGCAATGGAAAGATATAAGACTGTTGAAGCAGTTACGTTTCAATATAATCAGCGACATGACAATGAAATTGAAGTGGCAAAAAATATTGCCAATGAAGTGGGTATAAAACATACAGTTCTTGATATGAGCCTACTCAGCCAATTGGCTCCAAATGCATTAACACGTGATGATATTGCTATTGAAGAAAAGGAAGGTGAATTGCCTTCTACTTTTGTTGATGGCAGGAATTTATTATTCCTGTCTTTCGCTGCTGTGCTAGCAAAACAAACTGGAGCTAAACATATTATTACTGGTGTATGTGAAACAGATTTTAGTGGGTATCCAGATTGTCGAGATGTGTTTATAAAATCATTAAATGTTACGCTGAATCTCGCAATGGACTATCAATTCGTTATTCACACTCCACTCATGTGGCTTGATAAAGCAGAAACGTGGGAATTGGCAGACGAATTAGGTGCTTGTGATTTCGTACAAAAGAAAACTTTAACATGTTATAACGGCATTATTGCCGAAGGTTGTGGGGAGTGCCCTGCATGTAAATTACGTAAAAAAGGCCTTGATCAATACGTTTCTACGAAAAATAGGGGTGAAGACAAGTAA
- the queD gene encoding 6-carboxytetrahydropterin synthase QueD, which yields MIQQIYPQVQHPYQFELNKDMQFAAAHFVPHDEAGKCRELHGHTYFVNITIAGDDLNHTGFLVNFQQVKKLIHGKFDHTVMNDHNEIFNDQNPNDFPTTEVVAKKIWEIIQEHLNTLSNSPKCLQVFVRETPTSYVVYRPKAGER from the coding sequence ATGATTCAACAAATCTATCCTCAAGTACAACACCCTTATCAATTTGAATTAAATAAGGATATGCAATTTGCAGCTGCGCATTTCGTTCCGCATGATGAAGCAGGGAAATGTAGGGAATTACATGGGCATACGTACTTTGTGAATATAACAATAGCGGGTGATGATCTTAATCATACTGGTTTCCTTGTTAATTTTCAGCAAGTAAAAAAACTAATTCACGGCAAATTTGATCATACTGTAATGAACGACCATAACGAAATATTTAATGATCAAAATCCAAATGATTTTCCTACTACAGAAGTTGTTGCAAAAAAGATATGGGAAATTATTCAAGAACATTTAAATACGTTATCAAATAGCCCGAAATGCCTTCAAGTATTTGTTCGTGAAACACCTACGAGCTATGTAGTATATCGTCCAAAAGCCGGTGAACGATGA
- the queE gene encoding 7-carboxy-7-deazaguanine synthase QueE, producing the protein MKKTIPVLEIFGPTIQGEGMVIGQKTMFVRTAGCDYACSWCDSAFTWDGSAKNEIEQLTSQEIWQRLVELGGNRFDHVTISGGNPALLQNLEHLLILLKEKGVRVGLETQGSVWQDWFLLIDDLTISPKPPSSEMKTNFEKLDFIIDGLVSRGRQQHVSLKVVVFDDKDLEYAKMVHKRYEHIKFYLQVGNEDVLSEDPAIINKLLHKYEWLIQKTIDSAELNNVKVLPQLHTLVWGNKRGV; encoded by the coding sequence ATGAAAAAAACAATTCCAGTATTAGAAATTTTTGGTCCCACAATCCAAGGTGAAGGCATGGTTATCGGTCAGAAAACGATGTTTGTTCGTACAGCAGGATGTGATTACGCATGTAGTTGGTGTGATTCTGCTTTTACATGGGACGGGTCTGCAAAAAATGAAATAGAGCAACTAACTTCGCAGGAAATATGGCAGAGACTTGTGGAACTTGGAGGAAATCGATTTGACCATGTTACGATTTCTGGAGGAAATCCAGCACTACTTCAGAATCTTGAACACCTACTAATCCTACTTAAAGAAAAGGGAGTTAGAGTAGGGTTAGAAACACAGGGAAGTGTTTGGCAGGATTGGTTTCTACTAATCGATGATTTAACCATATCACCGAAACCACCTAGTTCTGAAATGAAGACGAATTTTGAGAAACTAGACTTTATTATTGACGGGTTAGTAAGTAGAGGTAGACAACAGCATGTAAGTCTAAAAGTGGTAGTATTTGATGATAAGGACCTAGAATATGCAAAAATGGTACACAAGCGTTACGAGCATATTAAATTTTATTTACAGGTAGGTAATGAGGACGTTCTGTCGGAGGATCCAGCAATTATTAATAAACTACTTCACAAATATGAATGGTTAATTCAAAAAACAATAGATTCTGCTGAATTGAATAATGTAAAAGTATTGCCACAGCTACATACACTCGTATGGGGCAATAAACGGGGTGTATAA
- the queF gene encoding preQ(1) synthase codes for MQGRKDEELKDITLLGNQGTNYIFEYSPDILEAFDNKHTNRDYFVKMNFPEFTSLCPKTGQPDFATIYISYIPDVKMVESKSLKLYLFSFRNHGDFHEDCMNIIMNDLIKLMQPRYIEVWGKFTPRGGISIDPYCNYGIPGTKYEEMANYRLMNHDLYPEKIDNR; via the coding sequence ATGCAAGGAAGAAAAGATGAAGAACTTAAGGATATAACTCTGTTAGGGAACCAAGGAACAAACTATATATTTGAATATTCACCTGATATTTTAGAGGCTTTTGATAATAAACATACGAATAGAGATTACTTCGTAAAAATGAATTTTCCTGAATTTACGAGCTTGTGTCCAAAAACCGGTCAGCCAGACTTTGCAACGATTTACATTAGCTATATCCCAGATGTAAAAATGGTGGAAAGTAAATCTCTTAAACTATATTTGTTTAGTTTTAGAAACCACGGAGATTTCCATGAAGATTGCATGAATATTATTATGAATGATTTAATTAAACTGATGCAACCAAGATACATCGAGGTATGGGGTAAATTCACTCCAAGAGGTGGTATCAGCATTGATCCATACTGTAATTACGGCATTCCTGGCACTAAATATGAAGAAATGGCTAACTACAGATTAATGAACCATGATCTATATCCTGAGAAAATTGATAACAGATAA
- a CDS encoding cytochrome P450, whose translation MEKLVFNLYSKEYQLNPYPTLSYFREHDPIHEFMFKYGKREVRSWLVTRYDDILTLFKDERITKNIQNLMSKEEIKQKSKIKEIDYIINNMLSKDPPDHTRLRSLVHKVFTPRMIERLRTRIEDISENLLDNLELNSDVELMEDYAVPLPIIIISEMMGIPVEDRNKFRKWSNAITDVSNGTEEIEKLNSSIQEFVNYLEKIIEERKKSPKDDVISGLVMAKEEGEKLSKNELLSMLFLLIVAGHETTVNLIGNGMLALLQNPEQLAKLREHPENMKTAIEELLRYTNPVELATSRYALEDFIFQGKEIKKGDMIFLGLAAANRDPKYFNDPEKLDITRKENKHLAFGHGIHFCLGAPLARLEANIAINALINRFPNIKLNVSEEDIQWRHSEILRGLVQLPIKLQ comes from the coding sequence ATGGAAAAACTAGTTTTTAATTTGTATTCAAAAGAATACCAGCTTAATCCTTATCCAACTCTATCGTATTTTAGAGAGCATGATCCCATACATGAATTCATGTTTAAGTATGGAAAGAGAGAAGTTAGGAGCTGGTTAGTAACACGTTACGATGATATATTAACTCTTTTTAAAGATGAAAGAATTACAAAAAACATTCAGAATTTGATGTCTAAAGAAGAGATAAAACAAAAAAGTAAAATAAAAGAAATAGATTATATTATTAATAATATGCTTTCTAAAGACCCTCCAGACCATACACGTTTACGTTCATTAGTGCATAAAGTATTTACCCCTCGAATGATTGAAAGATTAAGAACAAGAATTGAGGACATTTCTGAAAATCTTCTTGATAATCTAGAATTAAATTCAGATGTTGAATTGATGGAAGATTATGCAGTTCCATTGCCCATTATCATCATCTCTGAAATGATGGGAATTCCTGTAGAAGACCGTAATAAATTTAGAAAATGGTCAAATGCAATTACAGATGTATCAAATGGTACGGAAGAAATAGAAAAGCTTAACTCTTCTATACAGGAATTCGTTAACTATTTGGAAAAAATTATAGAGGAAAGAAAGAAATCACCAAAAGATGACGTCATTAGTGGTTTAGTAATGGCTAAGGAAGAAGGTGAGAAACTTTCTAAGAATGAACTGCTTTCTATGCTTTTTCTACTAATTGTCGCTGGACATGAAACTACAGTAAATCTAATAGGAAATGGCATGTTAGCTCTCCTTCAAAACCCTGAACAGTTGGCAAAACTTAGAGAGCATCCTGAAAATATGAAAACAGCGATAGAAGAGTTATTAAGGTATACAAATCCTGTAGAACTCGCAACATCTCGTTATGCATTAGAAGATTTTATTTTCCAAGGTAAAGAAATAAAAAAAGGTGACATGATATTTTTAGGTCTTGCCGCAGCTAATCGTGACCCTAAGTACTTTAACGATCCGGAAAAACTAGATATAACTCGTAAAGAAAATAAACATTTAGCATTTGGACATGGCATTCATTTTTGTTTAGGTGCACCCCTTGCGCGCTTAGAGGCTAACATTGCTATAAACGCATTAATAAACCGTTTTCCTAATATTAAACTAAATGTGAGTGAAGAAGACATTCAATGGAGACATTCTGAGATTTTGAGAGGCCTTGTACAATTACCAATTAAATTACAATGA